In one window of Rhodoglobus vestalii DNA:
- a CDS encoding MIP/aquaporin family protein: protein MDNLGAVFLSEVVGTALLILLGTGVVANVVLGKNKGFNGGFLMINIGWGLAVFAGVIVAYNSGAHINPAVTLGLVASGATEFGAGVSVSVVSVLAYILAQMIGAIIGAVFTWLAYKQHFDQEVDAGAKLAVFSTGPAIRSYGWNLITEIIGTFVLVFVVIGFGRQDAGGGLASLGALPVALLVIVIGTSLGGPTGYAINPARDLGPRIAHALLPIKGKGTSDWSYSWVPVLGPIIGGVLAGAASIPLLPILT from the coding sequence GTGGACAATCTAGGAGCAGTATTTCTTTCGGAGGTGGTGGGCACCGCCCTGCTAATCCTTCTGGGAACCGGCGTTGTAGCCAACGTTGTACTCGGCAAAAATAAGGGCTTCAACGGTGGATTCCTGATGATTAACATCGGCTGGGGACTCGCCGTCTTCGCCGGTGTGATCGTCGCCTACAACTCGGGCGCGCACATCAACCCTGCGGTCACGCTCGGTCTCGTCGCTAGCGGTGCAACCGAATTCGGGGCGGGAGTCAGCGTGAGCGTCGTTTCGGTGCTCGCTTATATCCTTGCCCAAATGATCGGTGCGATCATCGGTGCCGTCTTCACGTGGCTGGCATACAAGCAGCACTTCGACCAGGAAGTCGATGCCGGCGCCAAGCTCGCCGTGTTTTCAACGGGCCCCGCTATTCGCAGCTACGGCTGGAACCTCATTACCGAAATTATCGGCACATTTGTTCTCGTGTTCGTCGTCATCGGGTTCGGACGTCAAGATGCGGGTGGAGGGCTCGCGTCTCTCGGCGCGCTCCCGGTAGCGCTGCTCGTTATCGTTATCGGTACATCGCTCGGTGGTCCGACCGGCTACGCCATCAACCCCGCACGTGACCTGGGGCCCCGAATCGCTCACGCGCTTCTCCCTATCAAGGGCAAGGGCACCAGCGACTGGAGCTACTCCTGGGTTCCTGTGCTCGGACCGATCATCGGTGGAGTCCTCGCTGGTGCCGCATCGATCCCACTATTGCCCATCCTCACCTAA
- a CDS encoding MGMT family protein: MNASTPVPNVTGNDFVSRVLAVVDSIPPGLAMTYGDVAATIGSRAARAVGQVMARYGSEVAWWRVIRAGGHPPLCHADQALEHYKAESTPLRWMPDGSYRVNLTVARAPITTD; the protein is encoded by the coding sequence ATGAACGCGAGTACTCCGGTCCCGAACGTAACCGGCAACGATTTTGTGAGTCGCGTGCTGGCCGTCGTCGACTCAATCCCGCCCGGCCTCGCGATGACCTACGGCGATGTCGCGGCAACCATCGGCTCTCGCGCCGCGCGCGCTGTCGGCCAAGTGATGGCCCGCTACGGTTCTGAGGTGGCGTGGTGGCGCGTGATTCGGGCAGGCGGTCATCCGCCCCTCTGCCACGCCGACCAAGCCCTCGAACACTACAAGGCAGAATCAACGCCGCTGAGATGGATGCCCGACGGCAGTTATCGCGTCAACCTCACGGTAGCGCGCGCCCCGATCACGACCGATTGA
- a CDS encoding GNAT family N-acetyltransferase → MGELRLEELSAGTIVAANNLSLRRGQEQFVTPPSYAIADAYIDPLTSWPRVVLDGDTVVGFIRGNFDPDASQEEFRSCIWRVSVSGDAQGMGVGRFAVKALAEEARSRGFDHVTAIWEEGDDGPEQFFLKVGFTVVGETQYGEKLGAYTL, encoded by the coding sequence ATGGGTGAGCTAAGACTTGAAGAATTATCGGCAGGCACGATAGTTGCCGCCAACAACCTCTCACTGCGTCGCGGCCAGGAGCAGTTTGTGACGCCACCCTCCTATGCGATTGCGGATGCGTACATCGACCCGCTCACCTCGTGGCCGCGAGTTGTGCTCGACGGCGACACCGTCGTGGGATTCATCCGCGGCAATTTTGACCCCGATGCATCGCAGGAAGAGTTCCGCAGCTGCATTTGGCGCGTGAGCGTCTCCGGTGATGCCCAGGGCATGGGCGTTGGCCGTTTCGCCGTGAAGGCCCTCGCTGAAGAAGCGCGCAGTCGCGGCTTCGATCACGTGACAGCGATTTGGGAAGAGGGTGATGACGGCCCGGAACAATTCTTCCTCAAGGTTGGCTTCACCGTCGTCGGCGAAACCCAGTACGGCGAGAAGCTCGGCGCGTACACCCTGTAA
- a CDS encoding NADP-dependent isocitrate dehydrogenase has product MSKIKVEGTVVELDGDEMTRIIWHRIKETLIHPYVDVNLEYYDLGIESRDTTDDQITVDAAHAIQKHGVGVKCATITPDEARVEEFGLKKMWRSPNGTIRNILGGVIFREPIIISNIPRLVPGWNKPIIIGRHAFGDQYRATDFRFKGKGKLTVEFAPEDGSEPMKFEVYDAPGDGIAQVQYNLDDSIVDFARASLNYGLTRNYPVYLSTKNTILKAYDGRFKDIFEEIFQNEFKDKFDAAGLTYEHRLIDDMVASAMKWEGGYVWACKNYDGDVQSDTVAQGFGSLGLMTSVLATPDGQVVEAEAAHGTVTRHYRQHQQGKPTSTNPIASIYAWTRGLAHRGVLDSNQELIDFASTLEDVVIKSVEAGHMTKDLALLVGPDQKWETTEEFLDTLDKNLATRLA; this is encoded by the coding sequence TTGTCCAAGATCAAGGTAGAAGGCACCGTCGTCGAACTCGATGGCGACGAAATGACGCGCATTATTTGGCACCGGATCAAAGAAACACTGATCCACCCCTATGTCGACGTCAACCTCGAGTACTACGACCTCGGAATTGAAAGCCGCGACACAACCGACGACCAGATCACCGTTGATGCCGCTCACGCCATCCAAAAGCACGGTGTTGGCGTGAAGTGCGCAACCATCACGCCCGACGAAGCCCGCGTTGAAGAGTTCGGTCTCAAGAAGATGTGGCGCAGCCCCAACGGCACGATCCGTAACATCCTGGGCGGCGTAATTTTTCGCGAACCCATCATCATCTCGAACATCCCGCGACTGGTTCCGGGCTGGAACAAGCCGATCATCATCGGCCGTCACGCCTTCGGTGACCAATACCGCGCCACCGACTTCCGCTTCAAGGGCAAGGGCAAGCTGACCGTAGAGTTTGCGCCCGAAGACGGTTCAGAGCCGATGAAGTTCGAGGTTTACGATGCCCCCGGCGACGGAATCGCCCAGGTTCAGTACAACCTCGATGACTCGATCGTCGACTTCGCCCGCGCCAGCCTCAACTACGGACTAACACGCAACTACCCCGTTTACCTCTCCACCAAGAACACGATCCTCAAGGCCTACGATGGTCGTTTTAAAGACATCTTCGAAGAGATCTTCCAGAACGAGTTCAAGGACAAGTTCGACGCTGCCGGGCTCACCTACGAGCACCGCCTCATTGATGACATGGTCGCATCCGCCATGAAGTGGGAGGGCGGCTACGTCTGGGCCTGCAAAAACTATGACGGCGATGTGCAGTCCGACACCGTCGCTCAGGGCTTCGGCTCACTCGGCCTCATGACCTCCGTTCTGGCAACACCAGACGGACAGGTTGTTGAAGCGGAGGCAGCCCACGGCACTGTGACTCGTCACTACCGCCAGCACCAGCAGGGCAAGCCCACCTCCACCAACCCGATCGCGTCGATCTACGCCTGGACCCGTGGACTCGCTCACCGTGGCGTGCTCGACAGCAACCAGGAACTCATCGACTTTGCCTCAACCCTCGAAGATGTGGTCATCAAGAGTGTTGAAGCTGGCCACATGACGAAGGACCTGGCGCTGCTCGTCGGGCCAGATCAGAAGTGGGAAACCACCGAAGAGTTCCTCGATACCCTCGACAAGAACCTCGCGACGCGTCTGGCATAA
- a CDS encoding NAD-dependent epimerase/dehydratase family protein, with protein sequence MTVVIAGCGDLGTETGLRFAALEHRVIGLRRSAEKLPPEIEGQSVDLSAGLPLLPADTTIVMIAMSPDERSVDGYRRAYVDSVRSIATAIHRDCAQPPRVVYVSSTAVYGVTDGSWVDESTIAEPTSPTAIVLREAEDLLLELIPAATILRLAGIYGPGRTRQVDRIREGIETMSPKPRFTNLIHRDDAAAAIVHLTTMNAEPATVYIGVDDCPTDQREIVEFLAHSLDRPVPPVAADADGGSRGQGKRCRNTRLRESGFEFTYPSYREGYVAVLAGTGIRHP encoded by the coding sequence ATGACCGTTGTAATTGCCGGCTGTGGTGATCTGGGTACCGAAACTGGGCTGCGTTTTGCTGCGCTGGAGCACCGCGTGATTGGGCTGCGACGGTCAGCAGAAAAGCTGCCGCCCGAAATCGAAGGCCAGTCGGTTGACCTCTCGGCAGGACTGCCGCTACTGCCGGCGGACACCACGATCGTGATGATTGCGATGAGTCCCGATGAACGCAGCGTCGATGGGTATCGAAGGGCGTATGTTGACAGTGTTCGCAGCATTGCAACGGCAATCCACCGCGATTGCGCTCAGCCGCCGCGTGTCGTATACGTATCATCCACGGCCGTGTACGGCGTCACAGACGGCAGCTGGGTCGATGAGTCGACCATCGCTGAACCCACCTCACCCACCGCGATCGTATTGCGAGAAGCAGAAGACCTGTTACTTGAGTTGATCCCCGCCGCGACGATTCTGCGCTTGGCTGGAATCTACGGCCCCGGTCGCACCCGACAGGTGGACCGCATCCGCGAAGGGATCGAGACGATGTCGCCGAAACCACGCTTCACCAATCTGATCCATCGTGACGACGCGGCGGCGGCGATCGTGCACCTGACCACCATGAATGCAGAGCCAGCGACCGTGTATATCGGTGTGGATGACTGCCCGACCGACCAGCGCGAGATTGTCGAGTTTCTGGCGCACAGCCTTGACCGACCGGTGCCCCCGGTTGCAGCAGATGCTGATGGTGGTAGCAGAGGTCAGGGCAAGCGTTGCCGCAACACCCGGCTGCGAGAATCAGGATTTGAGTTCACTTACCCCAGCTACCGGGAAGGGTATGTGGCCGTTCTGGCGGGCACTGGCATCCGTCATCCCTAG
- a CDS encoding GNAT family N-acetyltransferase, producing MTATGGSADPVRVDAARSMRLATPADLADVVGTLVEAFDQDPVWSWAFPDQEARAAQHAVVFRMTVTHAIANDAVWLTSGCGAVVTAFGPGINEMSDADAERFSSVLGDLLGDHADAVNGLFERFEHARPVDTPHLYVSMLGTRNRARGHGIGMALLAHVVEQADAQGIGTFLESSNGANDHRYESAGFRVHGSIPVAPGRPAVNTMWRGPARSN from the coding sequence ATGACGGCGACGGGCGGTAGTGCGGATCCGGTGCGAGTCGATGCCGCGCGGTCAATGCGGCTAGCCACCCCGGCAGATTTGGCGGATGTGGTCGGCACCCTTGTTGAGGCGTTCGATCAGGACCCGGTCTGGAGTTGGGCCTTTCCTGACCAGGAGGCGCGCGCAGCACAGCACGCTGTTGTCTTCCGGATGACCGTCACTCATGCCATCGCCAATGACGCCGTCTGGCTCACCTCCGGTTGCGGTGCTGTCGTCACCGCTTTTGGGCCCGGAATCAACGAAATGTCGGATGCGGATGCGGAACGATTCTCGAGCGTTCTTGGTGATCTTCTCGGAGATCACGCCGATGCGGTTAACGGGCTCTTTGAACGATTCGAGCATGCTCGCCCCGTCGATACTCCGCACCTGTATGTTTCGATGCTTGGCACTCGAAATCGGGCACGCGGTCACGGAATTGGGATGGCGTTGCTAGCCCACGTTGTGGAGCAGGCCGATGCTCAAGGAATCGGAACCTTTCTAGAGTCGAGCAATGGGGCCAATGACCACCGGTACGAATCGGCGGGATTCCGCGTGCACGGCAGCATCCCGGTTGCCCCGGGTCGGCCAGCAGTAAACACAATGTGGCGGGGTCCGGCGCGCAGCAACTAG